One genomic segment of Deltaproteobacteria bacterium includes these proteins:
- a CDS encoding cytochrome ubiquinol oxidase subunit I — protein sequence MDDVLFARGQMAMSLAFHIVFAAIGVAMPLLMVLAEWRYRRTLDPDYLSLARSWAKGTAVLFAVGAVSGTVLSFELGLLFPGFMRHAGPVIGMPFSLEGFAFFTEAIFLGLYLYGWEKLGPRTHLFAGCVVAASGAASAAFVTIANAWMNAPRGFRVESGRFVDVDPIAAMGTPFAAHEIVHGTLAAYLATAAAVAAIHAVGLLRNPRSGFHRKALGLALALSVPAALVQPLTGHWAGHEIAKGQPAKLAAIEQLQRTQSRAPLTMGPIEIPWALSILAGNSPDTVVTGLEDIPPADRAPPLVRAFFQAMVLSGILLGGHAVWSAWNWIRRRPPSGRFLRATALVGPLGFLALEAGWIVTEVGRQPWVIYGVMRTADAVTPMRGLVVPFIAVSVVYLLLSAVVIEILRRQFREAQ from the coding sequence GTGGACGACGTCCTCTTCGCACGCGGGCAGATGGCGATGTCGCTCGCCTTTCACATCGTCTTCGCGGCGATCGGCGTCGCCATGCCGCTCTTGATGGTGCTCGCCGAGTGGCGCTACCGGCGGACACTCGATCCCGACTACCTGTCGCTCGCGCGCAGTTGGGCAAAGGGAACGGCGGTACTCTTCGCCGTCGGAGCAGTCAGCGGGACCGTGCTCTCGTTCGAGCTCGGTCTGCTGTTTCCCGGGTTCATGCGGCATGCAGGTCCGGTGATCGGCATGCCCTTCTCGCTGGAGGGATTCGCCTTCTTCACCGAGGCCATCTTCCTCGGTCTGTACCTCTATGGCTGGGAGAAGCTCGGACCTCGGACGCATCTCTTCGCCGGCTGCGTCGTCGCCGCGAGCGGCGCCGCCTCCGCGGCGTTCGTCACCATCGCCAATGCCTGGATGAACGCGCCGCGCGGGTTCCGCGTCGAGTCCGGACGATTCGTCGACGTCGATCCCATCGCGGCCATGGGGACGCCGTTCGCCGCCCACGAGATCGTGCACGGGACATTGGCGGCGTATCTCGCAACCGCGGCGGCGGTCGCAGCGATCCACGCCGTCGGACTCCTTCGCAACCCGCGGAGCGGCTTCCATCGCAAAGCGCTAGGCCTTGCTCTGGCGCTCTCCGTTCCGGCAGCGCTGGTCCAGCCCCTGACCGGACATTGGGCCGGGCACGAAATCGCGAAAGGGCAGCCGGCGAAGCTTGCCGCCATCGAGCAGCTGCAGCGCACGCAGTCGCGCGCACCGCTCACGATGGGACCGATCGAGATCCCCTGGGCGCTCTCGATTCTCGCCGGAAACTCGCCCGACACGGTCGTCACCGGGCTCGAGGATATTCCGCCCGCGGACCGCGCGCCGCCGTTGGTCCGGGCGTTCTTCCAGGCAATGGTGCTGTCCGGAATTCTACTCGGCGGGCATGCCGTCTGGTCGGCGTGGAACTGGATCCGCCGCCGACCTCCGTCCGGACGGTTCCTGCGCGCTACCGCGCTCGTCGGGCCACTCGGGTTCCTCGCGCTCGAGGCAGGTTGGATCGTGACGGAGGTGGGCCGCCAGCCGTGGGTGATCTACGGCGTGATGAGGACCGCGGATGCGGTCACACCCATGCGCGGCCTCGTCGTTCCGTTCATCGCCGTGAGTGTCGTCTATCTGCTGCTCTCGGCGGTCGTGATCGAGATCCTCCGGCGGCAATTCCGGGAGGCGCAGTGA